The Desulfohalovibrio reitneri genome contains a region encoding:
- the pstA gene encoding phosphate ABC transporter permease PstA, producing the protein MDWSNIDQINKARRRKEKRFRLYSMAAIFLAGAFLVFFLGDIVTKGYPAFWQTKIQVEVSYNEASKRISYNAVERQYEELVSRGYLRLIPRRMDDNPDLMGTTRTEWVLATAEVDQYIKGKPNRLSPAEKEVVDRLESEGRAEAFFNFAFFTNGDSKLPEFSGIKAAAVGSFYVILLTFLFSFPIGVMCAIYLEEYAPDNRLTQIIEVNINNLAAIPSILFGLLGLAIFINFFEVPRSSALVGGLTLSLMTLPIIIIATRAAIRAIPDSIREGALALGATRWQVIWHHVLPLSLPGILTGTIIGLAQAMGETAPLLIVGMMAYIPEAPDGVTEATTVLPAQIYTWSSSALRAFSSRTAAGIIVLLFILLSMNGLAIWLRNKYERKW; encoded by the coding sequence ATGGACTGGTCGAACATCGACCAAATCAACAAGGCCAGGCGCCGCAAGGAGAAGCGATTCCGCCTCTACTCCATGGCGGCCATCTTCCTGGCCGGGGCCTTCCTGGTTTTCTTCCTGGGAGACATCGTCACCAAGGGCTACCCCGCCTTCTGGCAGACCAAGATCCAGGTCGAGGTCTCCTACAACGAGGCCAGCAAGCGGATTTCCTACAACGCCGTGGAGCGGCAGTACGAGGAGCTGGTCAGCCGGGGCTACCTGCGCCTCATCCCCCGCCGCATGGACGACAACCCGGACCTCATGGGCACCACCCGCACCGAGTGGGTGCTGGCCACGGCCGAAGTGGACCAGTACATCAAGGGCAAGCCCAACCGCCTCTCCCCCGCCGAGAAGGAAGTGGTCGACCGCCTGGAGAGTGAAGGCAGGGCGGAGGCGTTTTTCAACTTCGCCTTCTTCACCAACGGCGACTCCAAGCTGCCGGAGTTCTCCGGCATCAAGGCAGCGGCCGTGGGCTCCTTCTACGTCATCCTGCTGACCTTCCTCTTCAGCTTCCCCATCGGCGTCATGTGCGCCATCTACTTGGAGGAATACGCCCCGGACAACCGGCTCACGCAGATCATCGAGGTCAACATCAACAACCTCGCGGCCATCCCCTCCATCCTTTTCGGCCTCCTGGGCCTGGCCATCTTCATCAACTTCTTCGAGGTGCCGCGCTCCTCCGCCCTGGTGGGCGGCCTGACCCTCTCCCTGATGACCCTGCCCATCATCATCATCGCCACCCGCGCGGCCATTCGGGCCATCCCGGACTCCATCCGCGAAGGCGCGCTGGCCCTGGGTGCCACCAGGTGGCAGGTCATCTGGCACCACGTGCTGCCCCTTTCCCTGCCCGGCATCCTCACCGGCACCATCATCGGCCTGGCCCAGGCCATGGGCGAGACCGCCCCCCTGCTCATCGTGGGCATGATGGCCTACATCCCCGAAGCGCCCGACGGCGTCACCGAGGCCACCACCGTGCTGCCCGCCCAGATCTACACCTGGTCCTCCAGCGCCCTGCGCGCCTTCTCCTCGCGCACGGCCGCAGGAATCATCGTTTTGCTCTTCATCCTGCTGAGCATGAACGGGTTGGCCATCTGGCTTCGCAACAAGTACGAGCGCAAATGGTAG
- a CDS encoding tRNA (5-methylaminomethyl-2-thiouridylate)-methyltransferase produces MPKYDALSLFSGGLDSLLAAKLLQRQGLNVLGLHFTSPFFGCPDNLPHWREVYGLDIEPVDVGQPFVDMLLRGPGYGLGKRLNPCVDCKILMLRHAKELMPRYSAKILATGEVIGQRPMSQRHDALNAISREAGVRDVLLRPLCARNLDPTPVEQAGLVDRDQLLNLGGRGRKGQLALAEELGITEVPTPAGGCRLTEKENCRRYHPLLARHPAPTADDLHLANVGRQYWAGNKWLTIGRNKADNERLLQLARPGDTTITLVGFPSPWALLRPLPGTPLEPSDADDAASLLASFSPKAAKAAQAGEEVRARLETGGQQTEIPVTPARQTPLGWRSPTWEETLEWKKEAYPG; encoded by the coding sequence ATGCCCAAATACGATGCCCTCTCCCTCTTCTCCGGCGGGCTGGACTCCCTGCTGGCGGCCAAGCTCCTGCAGCGCCAGGGGCTGAACGTCCTCGGCCTGCACTTCACAAGCCCCTTCTTCGGCTGCCCGGACAACTTGCCCCACTGGCGGGAGGTATACGGCCTGGACATCGAACCCGTGGACGTGGGTCAGCCCTTCGTGGACATGCTCCTGCGCGGGCCCGGCTACGGCCTGGGCAAACGGCTCAACCCCTGCGTGGACTGCAAGATCCTCATGCTGCGCCACGCCAAGGAATTGATGCCCCGATACAGCGCCAAAATCCTGGCCACCGGCGAGGTCATCGGCCAGCGGCCCATGTCCCAGCGCCACGACGCCCTCAACGCCATCTCCCGCGAGGCCGGGGTCCGCGACGTGCTGCTGCGCCCCCTCTGCGCCAGAAACCTCGACCCCACGCCGGTGGAACAAGCCGGGCTGGTGGATCGCGACCAGCTCCTCAATCTTGGCGGGCGCGGCCGCAAAGGCCAGCTCGCCCTGGCCGAGGAACTCGGCATCACCGAAGTGCCCACGCCCGCGGGCGGCTGCCGCCTCACGGAAAAGGAAAACTGCCGCCGCTACCACCCCCTGCTGGCCCGCCACCCCGCCCCCACCGCCGACGACCTGCACCTGGCCAACGTCGGCCGCCAGTACTGGGCCGGAAACAAGTGGCTGACCATCGGCCGCAACAAGGCAGACAACGAACGCCTCCTGCAACTGGCCCGGCCCGGCGACACCACCATCACCCTGGTCGGCTTCCCCAGCCCCTGGGCCCTCCTGCGCCCCCTGCCCGGCACCCCCCTGGAGCCCTCCGACGCAGACGACGCCGCCTCCCTGCTGGCCTCCTTCTCCCCCAAAGCCGCCAAAGCAGCCCAAGCGGGCGAGGAAGTCCGCGCACGCCTGGAAACCGGCGGCCAGCAAACCGAAATTCCTGTCACCCCCGCACGCCAAACACCCCTGGGCTGGCGCTCGCCCACCTGGGAAGAAACCCTGGAATGGAAAAAAGAAGCCTATCCGGGGTGA
- a CDS encoding DUF2156 domain-containing protein gives MDFEPVSLDLQDEYRRRFEATPARASDYSFINLWGWCEVYGLTWRFDDELVWIRQEHPEPALWAPVGPWDKVDWSAYPLPDVAPKLIRVPEELCETWLRARDGVTIKDARDHWDYVYRVDDLRNLPGKRYKKKRDLLEQFKADYDWDYRPLSPECVEEVLDMQLEWCRWRDRESDTTLQGENEAIRRTLTDWDRLKGITGGALRVDNRIVAYTVADALAGDPLVVHFEKGHTRIEGVYQAINQMFLEDQGKDYAYVNREQDLGDPGLRRAKLSYDPSHFVKKFEVIPE, from the coding sequence ATGGATTTCGAACCAGTTAGCCTGGACCTGCAGGACGAATACCGCCGCCGCTTCGAAGCCACACCCGCCCGGGCCTCGGACTACTCCTTCATCAACCTCTGGGGCTGGTGCGAGGTGTACGGCCTGACCTGGCGCTTCGACGACGAACTGGTCTGGATCCGGCAGGAACACCCCGAGCCCGCCCTGTGGGCCCCCGTGGGCCCCTGGGACAAGGTGGACTGGTCCGCCTACCCCCTCCCGGACGTGGCCCCCAAACTCATCCGCGTGCCAGAGGAACTCTGCGAAACCTGGCTGCGCGCCCGCGACGGCGTGACCATCAAGGACGCCCGCGACCACTGGGACTACGTCTACCGGGTGGACGACCTCCGCAACCTGCCCGGCAAGCGCTACAAAAAGAAACGCGACCTGCTCGAACAGTTCAAGGCGGACTACGACTGGGACTACCGCCCCCTGTCCCCGGAATGCGTGGAGGAAGTGCTGGACATGCAGCTGGAATGGTGCCGCTGGCGCGACCGCGAGTCAGACACCACCCTGCAGGGCGAAAACGAGGCCATCCGCCGCACGCTCACCGACTGGGACCGCCTCAAGGGCATCACCGGCGGCGCCCTGCGGGTGGACAACCGCATCGTGGCCTACACCGTGGCCGACGCCCTGGCCGGCGACCCGCTGGTGGTCCACTTCGAAAAAGGGCACACCCGCATCGAAGGCGTCTACCAAGCCATCAACCAGATGTTCCTGGAAGACCAGGGCAAGGACTACGCCTACGTCAACCGCGAACAAGACCTCGGCGACCCCGGCCTCCGCCGCGCCAAACTCTCCTACGATCCTAGCCATTTCGTGAAGAAATTCGAGGTCATCCCGGAATAG
- a CDS encoding MATE family efflux transporter, producing MDVSAKDIERRPLSTIWRLAWPQTLMMVFHFLIGFIDVFVAGRISSNVQASMGMISQLLFFFLVLAMAVANGSVAAISQSLGAGLHRRILRFIGLSLQLGLAGSAIILMAGWLAKDAVLSLLQVPAEISGIMSYFYDVFLLILPVYYLFIITNAVFRARQQVFQPLYAMILVTTVNTLGDFGLGLGWFGLPELGYKGLAWATFASIACGTVFNVFQLLRFDLLRARSFPPLRWIRPAVGYIFKVAWPGGLMMVVWHSAYMVLYALVASLPEGSVTALAGMSAGLRVESFLFLPGFAFNMTASILVGEYLGKGDPGEAKRMGYRIWLLALGCIGLLTLGLWLVIEPVAAFIAPDPTVAAETVNYLTYNMAAIPFVLTVMTLAGAMNGAGATLYNLLSFSIGSWVIRLPLAWWLGHHALAESTGIWMAMLTSQVLQACMVLYIYTYWPWQRFALVKRRKGQPNGFRTS from the coding sequence ATGGACGTATCCGCCAAGGACATAGAACGCAGGCCCCTGAGCACCATCTGGCGGCTGGCCTGGCCCCAGACGCTGATGATGGTATTCCACTTCCTCATCGGCTTCATCGACGTTTTCGTGGCCGGACGCATCTCATCCAACGTCCAGGCCTCCATGGGCATGATCAGCCAACTGCTGTTCTTCTTCCTGGTGCTAGCCATGGCCGTGGCCAACGGCTCGGTGGCGGCCATCAGCCAGTCCCTGGGCGCGGGGCTGCACCGCCGCATCCTGCGCTTCATCGGACTCTCCCTGCAGCTGGGACTGGCGGGCAGCGCCATCATCCTCATGGCGGGCTGGCTGGCCAAGGACGCCGTCCTCTCGCTGCTGCAAGTGCCTGCCGAAATCTCCGGCATCATGAGCTACTTCTACGACGTTTTCCTGCTCATCCTGCCGGTCTATTACCTCTTCATCATCACCAACGCGGTATTCCGCGCCCGCCAGCAGGTCTTTCAGCCCCTGTACGCCATGATCCTTGTGACCACGGTCAACACCCTGGGCGACTTCGGCCTTGGGCTGGGCTGGTTCGGCCTGCCGGAACTGGGCTACAAGGGGCTGGCCTGGGCCACTTTCGCCTCCATCGCCTGCGGCACGGTCTTCAACGTCTTCCAGCTGCTGCGCTTCGACCTGCTGCGCGCCCGCTCCTTCCCCCCGCTGCGCTGGATACGCCCGGCCGTGGGCTACATCTTCAAGGTGGCCTGGCCCGGCGGGCTGATGATGGTCGTCTGGCACTCGGCCTACATGGTCCTCTACGCCCTGGTGGCCTCCCTGCCGGAAGGCAGCGTCACCGCCCTGGCGGGCATGTCCGCCGGGCTGCGGGTGGAGTCCTTCCTCTTTCTGCCCGGATTCGCCTTCAACATGACCGCCTCCATTCTGGTGGGCGAGTACCTGGGCAAGGGCGACCCAGGCGAAGCCAAGCGCATGGGCTACCGCATCTGGCTGCTGGCCCTGGGCTGCATCGGCCTGCTCACCCTGGGGCTGTGGCTGGTCATCGAGCCGGTGGCCGCCTTCATCGCCCCCGACCCCACGGTGGCCGCGGAAACGGTCAATTACCTGACCTACAACATGGCGGCCATCCCCTTCGTGCTCACCGTCATGACCCTGGCCGGAGCAATGAACGGAGCGGGGGCGACCCTCTACAACCTGCTCTCCTTCTCCATCGGCTCCTGGGTCATTCGCCTGCCCCTGGCCTGGTGGCTGGGCCACCACGCCCTGGCCGAATCCACCGGCATATGGATGGCCATGCTCACCTCGCAGGTTCTGCAGGCCTGCATGGTGCTCTACATTTATACTTACTGGCCATGGCAGCGCTTCGCCCTGGTCAAACGACGCAAAGGACAGCCCAATGGATTTCGAACCAGTTAG
- a CDS encoding winged helix-turn-helix domain-containing protein, translating to MPEDSGQPTATLRMRMWLEDDGDQVLGLGRMVLLRQVAEQGSLNKAAKALGMSYRAAWGRMKRCQEKIGRPLVEKQGPHGGFVLTSFGREVLEALEAWYQEVEDFAAEAAARRLPFNVQTFHEGDS from the coding sequence ATGCCTGAGGACAGCGGACAGCCCACCGCCACCCTGCGCATGCGCATGTGGCTGGAGGACGACGGCGACCAGGTGCTGGGCCTGGGCCGCATGGTGCTTTTGCGCCAGGTGGCCGAACAGGGCTCCCTGAACAAGGCGGCCAAGGCCCTGGGCATGTCCTACCGGGCGGCCTGGGGGCGCATGAAGCGCTGCCAGGAGAAGATCGGCCGCCCCCTGGTGGAGAAGCAGGGACCCCACGGCGGGTTCGTGCTGACTTCCTTCGGCCGCGAGGTGCTGGAAGCCCTGGAGGCCTGGTATCAGGAGGTCGAGGATTTCGCCGCCGAGGCCGCCGCGCGCAGGCTTCCCTTCAACGTTCAGACCTTTCATGAAGGCGACTCGTGA
- a CDS encoding FmdE family protein, with protein sequence MSQTQTTPEPYTAISHIGPHTFAEFIEEARRFHGYPAPGLIIGGIMVQAARRRLPEGVLFDAISEASSCLPDAVQILTPCTAGNGWLRVIDLGRYALTLFNKHTGEGVRVALDPEKLQDWPEFRDWFFKAKSKPEQDVDRLREEMRLAGESVLRIEPAQVKPEHVGKTSKGPIRACPLCGEAYPERTGRICLGCQGRAPVESELHRASREGPNLRAVPVEEAVGRHVAHDMTQIEPGVSKGPAFTRGQAVMPGDVCRLQQMGRQRVYLLDEDENKDWVHEDEAARLFAGALAPDGSVEPAGPPREGKVTLNASHDGLLAVDEEALEAFNLAPRVMAATRPHAALVEKGEAVAATRAIPLHLSRSETEAALATLAGAEPVRVLPLRKARAGLLITGTEVFQGLIEDRFEPILTRKLEEFGGEVVKSLIRPDDREAIASGLRELLDAGCDLVITTAGLSVDPDDVTRQALLDAGAEDLLHGMPVLPGAMTLTGRIGQTDLIGVPACALYFAVTSLDLLLPRILAGLRLSRRDLARLGAGGMCAECEVCRFPHCPFGK encoded by the coding sequence GTGAGCCAGACCCAGACCACCCCCGAGCCGTACACGGCCATCAGCCACATCGGCCCTCACACCTTCGCGGAGTTCATTGAGGAGGCCAGGCGCTTCCACGGCTACCCCGCGCCAGGGCTGATCATCGGCGGCATCATGGTGCAGGCCGCCCGCCGCCGCCTGCCCGAGGGCGTCCTTTTCGACGCCATTTCCGAGGCCTCCAGCTGCCTGCCGGACGCCGTGCAGATTCTCACTCCCTGCACCGCGGGCAACGGCTGGCTGCGGGTCATCGACCTGGGCCGCTACGCCTTGACCCTGTTCAACAAGCACACCGGCGAAGGGGTGCGCGTGGCCCTGGACCCGGAGAAGCTCCAGGACTGGCCCGAGTTCCGCGACTGGTTCTTCAAGGCCAAGAGCAAGCCGGAGCAGGACGTGGACAGGCTGCGCGAGGAGATGCGGCTGGCCGGGGAGTCGGTGCTGCGCATCGAGCCCGCCCAGGTCAAGCCGGAGCACGTGGGCAAGACCTCCAAGGGGCCCATCCGCGCCTGCCCCTTGTGCGGCGAAGCCTACCCCGAGCGCACCGGGCGCATTTGCCTGGGCTGCCAGGGCCGCGCCCCGGTGGAGTCTGAACTGCATCGGGCCTCGAGGGAGGGACCCAACCTGCGCGCCGTTCCGGTGGAGGAAGCCGTGGGCCGCCACGTGGCCCACGACATGACCCAAATCGAGCCGGGCGTCTCCAAAGGCCCCGCCTTCACCCGGGGGCAGGCGGTCATGCCCGGCGACGTCTGCCGCTTGCAGCAGATGGGCAGGCAGCGGGTCTACCTGCTGGACGAGGACGAGAACAAGGACTGGGTGCACGAGGACGAGGCCGCTCGCCTCTTCGCCGGGGCTTTGGCCCCGGACGGTTCCGTGGAGCCCGCTGGGCCCCCGCGGGAGGGTAAGGTCACCCTGAACGCGTCGCATGACGGCCTGCTGGCCGTGGACGAGGAGGCCCTGGAGGCCTTCAACTTGGCCCCGCGCGTCATGGCCGCCACCCGCCCCCACGCCGCCCTGGTGGAGAAGGGCGAGGCCGTGGCGGCCACCCGGGCCATTCCCCTGCATCTTTCCCGGTCCGAGACCGAGGCCGCCCTGGCCACCCTGGCCGGGGCCGAACCGGTGCGCGTGCTTCCCCTGCGCAAAGCCCGGGCCGGGCTGCTCATCACCGGCACCGAGGTCTTTCAGGGACTTATCGAGGACCGCTTCGAACCAATCCTGACCCGCAAGCTGGAGGAGTTCGGCGGCGAGGTGGTCAAGAGCCTCATCCGCCCGGACGACCGCGAGGCCATCGCTTCCGGCTTGCGGGAGCTGCTGGACGCGGGCTGCGACTTGGTCATCACCACAGCCGGGCTGTCCGTGGACCCGGACGACGTCACCCGCCAGGCCCTGCTGGACGCCGGGGCGGAGGACCTGCTGCACGGCATGCCGGTGCTGCCCGGGGCCATGACCCTCACCGGCCGCATCGGGCAGACCGACCTCATCGGCGTGCCCGCCTGCGCCCTGTACTTCGCCGTGACCAGCCTGGATCTGCTGCTGCCCCGGATTCTGGCCGGCCTGCGCCTCTCCCGGCGCGACCTGGCCCGGCTTGGGGCGGGCGGCATGTGCGCCGAATGCGAGGTCTGCCGCTTTCCGCACTGTCCTTTCGGCAAATAG
- a CDS encoding sensor histidine kinase: MRTSTRGLWKALLVGALCLGGISLVFLLGFRRDALAQVAGAVSAGVAVGLAVLLAACAVILLAVRSIRMADLKDSRNRAFRSRDRYLGLFEHNPAVMFLVDPESGLIVEANASARAFYGLQSLPGNHISRINPLPEDRLNEAMKRTVDRGGQRHEFVHTLGSGEHREVEVFSGPITQNERTLLFSIVFDVTEQRGTERALRQAERQARELFEEAPVGIYRTSMQSGYLDANQALADMYGYASPEDLLTTVRDIGGQVFENRSDWERLRAELAEKGVVEGFECRVPRPDGKLVWTSRDARAKRDERGRILYYEGFVRDITAERELARLREDVENITRHDLKSPLSGIMGLAEHMAEETGDPEIAEAFRQVRDSARKVLRLVNRSLVLFRMEQGTYEPTAERVRLDEAARRTAAENLLLLERKGLDLDTDGLRSVEARAEEELVGTALGNLLRNAAEAAPPGGRIRLATRSEGRWADLYLTNPGLPPAEMRGRFFEKYATRGKHRGTGLGAYSARLMTRVMGGELSVILDEAAQATTLHLRLPGWREE, encoded by the coding sequence ATGCGGACAAGCACACGCGGCCTCTGGAAGGCCCTGTTGGTGGGCGCGCTCTGTCTGGGGGGCATCTCCCTGGTCTTTTTATTGGGCTTCCGGCGGGATGCGCTTGCCCAGGTGGCGGGGGCGGTCTCTGCCGGCGTCGCCGTGGGGCTGGCGGTGCTGCTCGCGGCCTGCGCGGTCATCCTGCTGGCTGTGCGGTCCATCCGCATGGCCGACCTCAAGGATTCCCGCAACCGCGCCTTCCGCAGCCGCGACCGGTATCTGGGCCTGTTCGAACACAACCCGGCGGTCATGTTCCTGGTGGACCCGGAGTCCGGCCTCATCGTGGAGGCCAACGCCTCGGCCCGCGCCTTCTACGGCCTGCAAAGCCTGCCCGGCAACCATATCAGCCGCATCAACCCCCTGCCCGAGGATCGCCTCAACGAGGCCATGAAGAGGACCGTGGATCGCGGCGGACAGCGGCACGAGTTCGTGCACACCCTCGGCTCCGGCGAGCACCGCGAGGTGGAGGTGTTCTCCGGCCCCATCACCCAGAACGAACGCACCCTGCTTTTCTCCATTGTCTTCGACGTCACCGAGCAGCGCGGCACAGAGCGCGCCTTGCGGCAGGCCGAGCGGCAGGCGCGGGAACTGTTCGAGGAAGCGCCGGTGGGCATCTACCGCACTTCCATGCAAAGCGGCTACCTGGACGCTAACCAGGCCTTGGCGGACATGTACGGCTACGCAAGCCCCGAGGATCTGCTGACCACGGTGCGGGACATCGGCGGGCAGGTTTTCGAGAATCGGAGTGACTGGGAGCGGCTGCGGGCGGAGCTGGCTGAAAAAGGGGTGGTGGAGGGCTTCGAGTGCCGCGTCCCCCGCCCGGACGGCAAGCTGGTCTGGACCAGCCGCGATGCGCGGGCCAAGCGGGACGAACGCGGCCGCATCCTCTACTACGAGGGGTTTGTGCGCGACATCACCGCGGAGCGGGAGCTGGCCCGGTTGCGGGAAGACGTGGAGAACATCACCCGCCACGACCTCAAGAGCCCGTTGAGCGGCATCATGGGGCTGGCCGAGCACATGGCCGAGGAGACCGGCGACCCGGAGATCGCCGAGGCATTCCGGCAGGTGCGCGACAGCGCCCGCAAGGTGCTGCGGCTGGTCAACCGTTCGCTGGTCCTTTTCCGTATGGAGCAGGGCACCTACGAGCCCACGGCGGAGCGGGTGCGCCTGGACGAGGCGGCCAGGCGCACGGCAGCTGAAAACCTGCTGCTTCTGGAGCGCAAGGGGCTGGACCTTGACACGGACGGGCTGCGAAGCGTGGAGGCGCGGGCGGAGGAGGAACTGGTTGGCACCGCACTGGGCAACCTGCTGCGCAACGCGGCCGAGGCCGCTCCCCCCGGCGGCAGGATCCGCCTGGCCACCAGGAGCGAAGGCCGCTGGGCCGACCTGTACCTGACCAACCCCGGCCTGCCCCCGGCGGAGATGCGCGGCCGCTTCTTCGAAAAATACGCCACCCGGGGCAAGCACCGGGGAACGGGGCTTGGCGCCTACTCCGCCCGCCTCATGACCCGCGTCATGGGCGGCGAGCTCAGCGTCATTCTGGACGAGGCAGCCCAGGCCACCACCCTCCACCTGCGCCTGCCGGGGTGGAGGGAAGAGTAG
- a CDS encoding HDIG domain-containing metalloprotein → MLDRDDALRLMRERIADENTRRHCLASEAVLRALAERLGHDPELWGLTGLLHDLDYAETHDAPERHGLAAAGALEGKLPEEAVAAIKLHNCERNACGEPSSELDWALRCGETVTGLITAAALVRPNGMEGMKAKSLKKKMKDKAFARSVSRGNIQECEKLGLDLSEFLTLSVAAMTPLAGELGITE, encoded by the coding sequence ATGCTGGACCGCGACGATGCCCTGCGCCTGATGCGCGAGCGCATAGCCGACGAGAACACCCGCCGTCACTGCCTGGCCTCCGAGGCCGTGCTGCGGGCACTGGCCGAACGGCTCGGCCACGACCCCGAACTATGGGGCCTGACCGGGCTGCTGCACGACCTGGACTACGCCGAAACCCATGACGCCCCCGAGCGCCACGGCCTGGCCGCTGCCGGGGCCCTGGAGGGCAAGCTGCCAGAGGAGGCCGTGGCGGCCATCAAGCTGCACAACTGCGAGCGCAACGCCTGCGGCGAACCTTCCAGCGAACTGGACTGGGCCCTGCGTTGCGGCGAGACCGTGACCGGCCTCATCACCGCCGCCGCATTGGTGCGGCCCAACGGCATGGAGGGCATGAAGGCCAAGAGCCTGAAGAAGAAGATGAAGGACAAGGCCTTCGCCCGCAGCGTCAGCCGCGGGAACATCCAGGAATGCGAGAAGCTGGGCCTGGACCTCTCCGAGTTCCTGACCCTGTCCGTGGCCGCCATGACCCCCCTGGCCGGGGAGCTGGGGATTACGGAGTAG
- a CDS encoding FmdB family zinc ribbon protein: MPIYEYQCPDCENIFEEWQKSVEAEVAPCPDCQTESPRIISNTSFVLKGSGWYVTDYCQGKSSSGNGNGNDTGNGNGNGSDKKESSSTADSSASSSSDSSSSSASSSTEA; the protein is encoded by the coding sequence ATGCCCATCTATGAATACCAGTGCCCCGACTGCGAGAATATCTTCGAGGAGTGGCAGAAAAGCGTGGAGGCCGAAGTCGCGCCTTGCCCCGACTGCCAGACAGAGTCCCCGCGCATCATTTCCAACACGTCCTTCGTGCTCAAGGGCTCGGGCTGGTATGTGACCGACTACTGCCAGGGCAAGTCGTCCAGCGGCAACGGCAACGGCAATGACACCGGAAATGGAAACGGCAACGGCTCCGACAAAAAGGAGTCCTCCTCGACCGCCGATTCCTCCGCCTCGTCCTCTTCGGACTCCTCGTCGTCGTCCGCTTCCTCGTCCACCGAGGCGTAA
- the purB gene encoding adenylosuccinate lyase, whose translation MIERYTRPEMGALWTLENKFAAWLEVELAVCEAWRSLGRIPDDAMAEIREKAAFDLDRILEIEKTTRHDVIAFLTAVEEKVGPSARYIHLGCTSSDIVDTANGLLLGRAGDMVVEAIDSLVEQLKSMALAHKGRLCMGRTHGIHAEPTSFALKMTSFAAEFMRHRERVAEAVKGVKVGKISGAVGTYAFLSPEMEERALNILGLKVDPVSTQIVQRDRHAAFFTALAVMAGGVERLCVELRHLQRTEVLEVEEGFAKGQKGSSAMPHKKNPISAENMTGLSRLIRSNSLASMENMALWHERDISHSSVERVIMPDSTILADYVLHRLRGVLSRLVVKPENMERNLMGSYGLFFSQRVLLGLVDKGLPRQEAYEKVQAVAMRCWEESRPFPDEVRAEPSITEHLGPDELEELFDPGYYLGHEDLILKRVFGTCETTAT comes from the coding sequence ATGATCGAGCGCTACACCCGCCCCGAGATGGGGGCGCTGTGGACCCTGGAGAACAAGTTCGCCGCCTGGCTGGAGGTGGAACTGGCCGTTTGCGAGGCTTGGCGCAGCCTGGGCCGCATCCCCGACGACGCCATGGCCGAGATCCGCGAGAAGGCCGCCTTCGACCTGGACCGCATCCTGGAGATCGAGAAGACCACCCGCCACGACGTCATAGCTTTCCTCACCGCCGTGGAGGAGAAGGTCGGCCCGTCCGCCCGCTACATCCACCTGGGCTGCACCTCCTCGGACATCGTGGACACGGCCAACGGCCTGCTTCTGGGCCGCGCCGGGGACATGGTGGTGGAGGCCATCGACTCCCTCGTCGAGCAGCTCAAGTCCATGGCCCTGGCCCACAAGGGCAGGCTCTGCATGGGCCGCACCCACGGCATCCACGCCGAACCCACCTCCTTCGCCCTGAAGATGACCTCTTTCGCGGCCGAGTTCATGCGCCACCGCGAGCGGGTGGCCGAGGCGGTCAAGGGCGTCAAGGTGGGCAAGATTTCCGGCGCGGTGGGCACCTACGCCTTCCTCTCCCCGGAGATGGAGGAGCGCGCCCTGAACATCCTCGGCCTGAAGGTGGACCCCGTTTCCACCCAGATCGTGCAGCGCGACCGCCACGCCGCCTTCTTCACCGCCCTGGCGGTCATGGCGGGCGGTGTGGAACGTTTGTGCGTGGAGCTGCGCCACCTGCAGCGCACCGAGGTGCTGGAGGTGGAGGAGGGCTTCGCCAAGGGGCAGAAGGGCTCCTCGGCCATGCCCCACAAGAAGAACCCCATCTCCGCCGAGAACATGACAGGGCTGTCCCGGCTCATCCGCTCCAACTCCCTGGCCTCCATGGAGAACATGGCCCTGTGGCACGAGCGGGACATCTCCCACTCCTCGGTGGAGCGGGTCATCATGCCGGACTCCACCATCCTGGCCGACTACGTGCTGCACCGCCTGCGGGGGGTGCTCTCGCGACTGGTGGTCAAGCCGGAGAACATGGAGCGCAACCTCATGGGCTCCTACGGGCTGTTCTTCTCCCAGCGCGTGCTTTTGGGCCTGGTGGACAAGGGGCTGCCGCGGCAGGAGGCCTACGAGAAGGTGCAGGCCGTGGCCATGCGCTGCTGGGAGGAGTCGAGGCCCTTCCCGGACGAGGTGCGGGCCGAGCCGTCCATAACCGAGCACCTCGGCCCGGACGAGCTTGAAGAATTGTTTGATCCCGGCTATTACCTCGGCCACGAGGACCTCATCCTGAAACGGGTTTTCGGCACCTGCGAGACGACCGCGACATGA